A stretch of DNA from Aciduliprofundum sp. MAR08-339:
ATTGCCCTCCTCATCGTTGATTCAATGACCGAATTTTACAGGGCAGAGAGGGGCGTGGAGGAGGATCTTTCATCAAGAAAGAGAAGCAGTCTCGCATGGCAGTTGAGCATGTTGAACAGTGTGGCAAGAAGGAAAAACTTGGCTGTTCTCATAACAAACCAGGTGTATATGGATACCACAACAAGAGAGATCAAACCCATTGGAGGACATACACTGCACCACAATGCAAAGACAATAATATTTCTCAAAAAGATTGGTAATGGGTTCAGAGAGGCCGTACTTGTAAAGCACCGTTCCCTGCCAGAGGGCCTACTTGCAAGATTCGTGATAAGGGGTGATGGCCTCTATCCCGTGGATGAAAAGGAATAAATACTCCCTGTGCAATTTCTCGGTGGGTAAAAATGGGTGTAAACCTATCGGATATTGTTACGGCGCACGAGATTTCGCTAAAGGATCTCAAGGGAAGGGTTATAGCCATAGACGCCTACAATTCCCTCTATCAATTTTTAAGCATAATTAGGCAGCCCGATGGCACACCACTAAGAGATTCCAGGGGGCGGGTCACATCCCACCTATCTGGCCTGCTCTACAGAACGGCCAACTACATGGCTGAGGGAATCAAGCCCGTATATGTTTTTGATGGCAGACCTCCAGAACTGAAAATGAGAACAATTCAGGAGAGAATGCACGTCAGAACCCGTGCCCTAGAAGAGTGGGAAGAGGCCCTAGAGCGGGGGGATCTGGAAGAGGCCAGAACAAGGGCACAGCAAGCCTCATTTCTCACGAGAGATATGGTTGATGAGGCAAAAAAATTGCTGGACCACATGGGTGTACCGTGGGTTCAGGCACCCAGTGAAGGGGAGGCACAGGCGGCTTTTATGGCTCAACGGGGTGATGCGTACGCCTCCGCATCCCAGGACTTCGATTCACTGCTCTTCGGCACTCCGCGCCTCGTGCGTAACATGGCCATAACGGGAAAGAGGAAGTTGCCCAGAAAAAGGGTTTATGTGGAGGTAAAACCAGAAATGCTCGTTCTAAACGAAACCTTGAAGAATTTGGAAATAACAAGAGAGCAACTTGTGGATATAGGAATTCTGGTGGGTACAGATTTCAATCCGGGAATTAAGGGAATAGGCCCAAAAACAGCACTGAAACTCATAAAGAAATTCGGATCCCTGGAGAGGGTTATGGATGAGAAGGGCATCGTGATTGAAAATTATGAGGAAATACGCAATATTTTCCTGAACCCCCCTGTAACAAATGAATACAAATTGCAGTGGATGTGGCTGGATGAGCAAAAATTGCTTGAGTTTCTCTGCGAAGAGCACGATTTCAGCAGGGAGAGAGTTCTGAGCGCCGTTGAAAAGATAAAAATGTTCAAAAAGTACAGAGAGCAGAGAAGTCTGGACGCTTGGTTTTAGGCTTTTCTCTGCGGAAAAATTTTATAGGTTGGAAGATATTACTGATTTGGTGATGAAAAATGGCAATTGGATTTGTGTTGATAAGCACCGCGCCCGGTAAGGAGCACGAAGTTTACAATGAACTCAAGAAAATTCCCGAGATCATCGAACTTCACCCACTCTTCGGAGAGTTTGATCTCATAGCCAAACTCGAAACAAAGGACTTTAACCAGCTGGGTGAGATAGTCGTAGAAAAAATAAGGATGATAGAGGGAGTCATAGACACCAAAACGCTCACAGGGATAAAGTTCTAAACAGGTGATAACAATGTACTGGGACTGGACACTGTTCCTTGAGATTATTCTATCCCTCGTTGCTCTGACCTTCCTTATATTGGGGGCACTGACTGCATACTTCGGAAGCGGGAAGAGCAGGGCTGCAGGCATAACCCTATTCATAGTGGGCATTATAATACCCATAATAATGTACTTTGTAAAATGGAGGTGCCAGGCAGGTTACTTCACAAACAACATACTGGTTCCGGGGCTCCTCTACATCGGTGGAGCGCTGATAGGCATAATTATAGGATTTCTGGTGTTCCTGGGAATAATAATGAAGACCTAAAATTTTTATATTCTTTTTCCATCTCTTTTTATGGGAGTTTGTATTCTTCTGGGAAGCAAGAGTGATCTGGAAAAGGCAGAGAGGGCCTTTGATATTTTCAAAGAATTCAATGTGGATTTTGATGTGCACATAGCCTCAGCCCACAGAACGCCAGATAGGGTGAAGGAAATTGTGGAAAATTCAAAGCATGACGTTTTCCTAGTCTTTGCAGGACTCTCCGCCGCCCTGCCAGGTGTCGTGGCCGCACTAACCACAAAGCCGGTCATAGGAGTACCACTCTCGGGCAGGGTACCCTTTGATTCCCTTCTCAGCATGGTTCAGATGCCAAAGGGTGTGCCCGTTGCCGTGGTCGGTGTGGACAATGTGGTAAATGGAGCACTCATGTGCATTCAAATCTTGGGTGTGAGGGATAGGGATATGCGTAAGAAAATTGAGAAGTACAGAGAAAGTATGAGAGAGAAGGTTGCCAAGGATGATGAGGAGGTTCGTAAATATGTTCAGAGCAGATAAATTTGTGGAGGAGAAGGTGAAAGAACTAAAAAACACAATAAAAGGTAAGGCCATAATCGCCTGCTCAGGCGGGGTGGACAGCACCACTGCGGCCGTGCTCACACAGATGGCCATAGGAGATGCGCTTCTGGCCGTATTTGTTGATACGGGGTTTATGCGTGAAAACGAGGCAAAAAACATAGAGGCTCTATTCTCAAAATTGAAATTCAATTACAGAATAGTGGACGCATCCAGAGAGTTCATAGATGCTTTGAGATATGTGGAAGATCCGGAGAAGAAGAGAAAGATCATAGGGGCAAAATTCATAGAGGTTTTTGAAAGGGAGGCAAAAAATTTCGGGGCAGAGTATCTCATACAGGGCACAATTGCACCGGACTGGATTGAAAGTGGCGGAGGATTGCGCGATACCATAAAATCACACCACAACGTTGGGGGATTGCCAGAGAGAATGAACCTCAAACTTGTAGAACCTTTACGCGATTTGTACAAGGATGAGGTCCGCGAGATTGCAGAGTACCTGAACCTTGACATCAAGGAGAGACAGCCATTTCCGGGACCCGGACTTGCAATACGCATAATTGGGCCCGTGGATGAGGAGAAGTTAAGAATTGTGCGCAGAGCAAACGCTATTGTGGAGGAGGAGGTTGAAAAACAATATCCCTTTGAGATGAGACCGTGGCAGTACTTTGCCGTTCTTCTTCCCATTCGCTCAGTGGGTGTGCATGGGGACAAGAGAGCCTACGGATACACGGTAGCAGTCCGCATGGTTGATAGCCTTGATGGAATGAGTGCCGCCTATTTCCGCGCAGAGCATAATTTATTGGACAGGATAGCCACAAGAATTACAACTGAGATAAAAGAGGTGAATCGTGTTGTCTATGACATAACAAACAAACCTCCGGCCACTATTGAGTGGGAATAGAATTAAGAAAATCAACAGCCACGTCCACCTTCTCCTTTATTTCTTCCCTGCGCTTTATTTTTATTATGAGGAACATGGGCGTGAGTTTCATCCCCCGGGGAGATTTTACGCTCTCCACCCCTTTTTCGTGAAATATGCTTATCTTCACTTCCGGTCTGAATGTGGCCAGCATGGTATAACCTCTATACTCAAATTTGAGGGCATCTCCATAATCCACAGCGTTAAAAATATGCCTGATCTCTTCACGAATTCTCCTCTTCTGCGTTCCCTTGGAGATTATCAGGTAAACCATCCAGGCGATGAGAAATACAGCAAAGAGGACGATGAGGTAGAGATAGATGAGAGCGTCCATTGGGGTTATAAGGGAGAATTTTTATAAGATTGTTTCCATGCGTAGATGCCCACTAGCCATGCACCCTCCGACCCATGAGGAGGGAACCACACGGTGGG
This window harbors:
- the radB gene encoding DNA repair and recombination protein RadB; amino-acid sequence: MDKIRCGCRSIDSMLNGGFERGCITEIYGEAGSGKTNICLSTAINTARQGYYVIYIDTEGVSMERFEQLGGDEELSKKILFYKVYKFSQQGEIIERAINLVEKRNDIALLIVDSMTEFYRAERGVEEDLSSRKRSSLAWQLSMLNSVARRKNLAVLITNQVYMDTTTREIKPIGGHTLHHNAKTIIFLKKIGNGFREAVLVKHRSLPEGLLARFVIRGDGLYPVDEKE
- the fen gene encoding flap endonuclease-1 is translated as MGVNLSDIVTAHEISLKDLKGRVIAIDAYNSLYQFLSIIRQPDGTPLRDSRGRVTSHLSGLLYRTANYMAEGIKPVYVFDGRPPELKMRTIQERMHVRTRALEEWEEALERGDLEEARTRAQQASFLTRDMVDEAKKLLDHMGVPWVQAPSEGEAQAAFMAQRGDAYASASQDFDSLLFGTPRLVRNMAITGKRKLPRKRVYVEVKPEMLVLNETLKNLEITREQLVDIGILVGTDFNPGIKGIGPKTALKLIKKFGSLERVMDEKGIVIENYEEIRNIFLNPPVTNEYKLQWMWLDEQKLLEFLCEEHDFSRERVLSAVEKIKMFKKYREQRSLDAWF
- a CDS encoding Lrp/AsnC ligand binding domain-containing protein, which translates into the protein MAIGFVLISTAPGKEHEVYNELKKIPEIIELHPLFGEFDLIAKLETKDFNQLGEIVVEKIRMIEGVIDTKTLTGIKF
- the purE gene encoding 5-(carboxyamino)imidazole ribonucleotide mutase — its product is MGVCILLGSKSDLEKAERAFDIFKEFNVDFDVHIASAHRTPDRVKEIVENSKHDVFLVFAGLSAALPGVVAALTTKPVIGVPLSGRVPFDSLLSMVQMPKGVPVAVVGVDNVVNGALMCIQILGVRDRDMRKKIEKYRESMREKVAKDDEEVRKYVQSR
- the guaA gene encoding glutamine-hydrolyzing GMP synthase — its product is MFRADKFVEEKVKELKNTIKGKAIIACSGGVDSTTAAVLTQMAIGDALLAVFVDTGFMRENEAKNIEALFSKLKFNYRIVDASREFIDALRYVEDPEKKRKIIGAKFIEVFEREAKNFGAEYLIQGTIAPDWIESGGGLRDTIKSHHNVGGLPERMNLKLVEPLRDLYKDEVREIAEYLNLDIKERQPFPGPGLAIRIIGPVDEEKLRIVRRANAIVEEEVEKQYPFEMRPWQYFAVLLPIRSVGVHGDKRAYGYTVAVRMVDSLDGMSAAYFRAEHNLLDRIATRITTEIKEVNRVVYDITNKPPATIEWE